The following are encoded in a window of uncultured Sphaerochaeta sp. genomic DNA:
- a CDS encoding DUF4914 family protein: MNKYIERMVLPAELQAIVDKGMQITIPETREELLELAMGGKGCNHFEVAYDVPGKGRIAEVSVVRSKNGAVVNYHDAYMRRRDPDCMLIADEGATDKPRYKDRYTTDFSSLREETFAWLATTDLILMPFSTGLDTKEIPSLLVAPSNAGFFAGGLADLQKFIPAEQMPEGFTPEAIIYLAPTFRHTHFNGKQMVVHNRLESLYEMFAYNLYPGPSAKKGVYGLLLTTGEKEGWVTAHGSTVRVITPYDNIITIMHEGASGGGKSEMIEKIHREMDGKILLSTHTETKEKTYLALKEPCELRPVTDDMALCHPDLQNSSGKLVVKDAEDGWFLRTNHITKYGTDPYLEELCVHPQEPLIFLNYETVPLSTCLIWEHTMDAPGKPCPNPRVIMPRRLIPNIVNEPVEVDIRSFGVRTPPCSRENPTYGIIGMFHMLPPSLAWLWRLVAPRGHDNPSINDTEGMSSEGVGSYWPFATGRMVDQANLLLKQIVDFPGTRYILVPNQHIGIYKVGFMPQWIAREYLSRRGSAKFQPHQLKPSRSPLLGYSLDSVKVDGEYIPKELLEVNRQVEVGTEGFDAGAQILSSFFKKELKKFLTPALDPLGRSIIETCLRDGTLQEYLDLVPMRI, translated from the coding sequence ATGAACAAATACATTGAAAGAATGGTATTGCCTGCAGAATTGCAAGCAATAGTAGATAAGGGAATGCAAATCACCATTCCTGAGACCAGAGAGGAACTCCTGGAACTCGCCATGGGGGGCAAAGGCTGCAACCACTTTGAAGTAGCCTATGATGTACCAGGCAAGGGGCGCATTGCCGAGGTTTCAGTCGTCAGGAGCAAGAATGGTGCTGTCGTGAATTATCATGATGCCTATATGCGACGTCGTGATCCAGATTGCATGTTGATCGCAGACGAAGGGGCAACAGACAAGCCTCGATACAAGGACCGATATACGACAGATTTCTCTTCGCTCAGGGAAGAGACCTTTGCATGGCTTGCAACCACAGATTTGATCCTGATGCCGTTCTCTACAGGTCTTGATACCAAGGAGATTCCCTCCCTGCTGGTAGCTCCAAGCAATGCTGGTTTTTTTGCAGGTGGGCTAGCAGACTTGCAGAAATTCATCCCCGCTGAACAAATGCCTGAAGGATTCACCCCTGAGGCGATTATCTATCTTGCCCCAACGTTCAGACACACCCACTTCAATGGAAAGCAGATGGTTGTCCATAACAGGTTGGAATCACTCTACGAGATGTTTGCATACAACCTCTATCCTGGCCCAAGTGCGAAGAAAGGGGTATATGGACTCTTGCTGACCACTGGGGAGAAAGAAGGTTGGGTTACCGCCCACGGTTCCACCGTCAGGGTTATTACTCCCTATGACAATATCATCACCATCATGCATGAAGGGGCCAGTGGTGGTGGCAAGAGCGAAATGATCGAGAAGATCCACCGAGAGATGGATGGAAAGATCCTTCTCAGTACCCACACGGAAACAAAAGAGAAAACCTATCTTGCCTTGAAAGAGCCATGTGAGCTACGCCCGGTTACTGATGATATGGCCTTATGTCATCCGGATCTGCAGAATTCGAGTGGAAAGCTGGTGGTGAAGGATGCTGAGGATGGTTGGTTCCTTCGGACAAACCACATCACCAAGTATGGCACCGACCCATATCTGGAGGAGCTGTGTGTCCATCCTCAGGAACCCCTTATTTTCCTGAATTATGAGACGGTTCCTCTTTCAACCTGTCTCATCTGGGAGCATACGATGGATGCGCCAGGAAAACCCTGTCCCAATCCCCGTGTGATCATGCCAAGAAGGCTGATCCCAAATATTGTCAATGAACCGGTTGAAGTTGATATTCGCAGCTTCGGGGTGAGAACACCCCCCTGCTCGAGGGAGAATCCCACCTACGGGATTATCGGCATGTTCCATATGTTGCCTCCCTCCCTTGCATGGTTATGGCGATTGGTTGCTCCAAGAGGGCACGATAACCCAAGCATCAATGACACAGAGGGTATGAGCAGTGAGGGAGTTGGTTCCTACTGGCCTTTCGCTACGGGAAGGATGGTTGACCAGGCAAATCTTCTGCTCAAGCAGATTGTTGACTTTCCTGGTACTCGATACATCCTGGTTCCCAATCAGCATATTGGGATCTACAAGGTTGGATTCATGCCCCAGTGGATAGCAAGGGAGTATCTCTCAAGAAGAGGAAGTGCAAAGTTTCAGCCACACCAATTGAAGCCCTCCAGAAGTCCGCTTCTTGGGTATTCTCTCGATAGTGTGAAGGTGGACGGGGAGTATATTCCCAAGGAGTTGCTCGAAGTTAACCGACAGGTAGAGGTAGGAACGGAAGGGTTTGATGCAGGGGCACAGATTCTCTCTTCCTTCTTCAAGAAAGAGCTTAAGAAGTTCCTCACCCCAGCGTTGGATCCTTTGGGCAGGAGTATTATTGAAACCTGTCTACGGGATGGGACACTCCAGGAGTACCTGGACCTTGTTCCCATGAGAATCTAA
- a CDS encoding DUF2294 domain-containing protein, producing MTKGQMEAQISEAVSTFEINYMGRGPKQIKTTILQDLIIIRLKGFLSQVEQKLAESGQGVELLKQIRTSLFESASEYFKQTIKEVIDVEIVSLHSDVSTRTGEKIVIITLDRNLEKSFSK from the coding sequence ATGACAAAGGGGCAAATGGAAGCGCAAATAAGCGAAGCAGTGAGTACCTTTGAAATCAATTACATGGGTCGAGGCCCGAAACAGATAAAGACAACGATACTTCAGGATTTGATAATCATTAGACTCAAGGGCTTCCTAAGCCAGGTTGAACAGAAGCTGGCAGAGAGTGGTCAAGGAGTGGAATTATTGAAGCAGATCCGAACCAGCTTGTTTGAAAGTGCGAGTGAGTACTTCAAGCAGACGATCAAGGAAGTCATCGATGTTGAGATTGTGAGCTTGCACTCAGATGTGAGCACACGAACAGGGGAGAAGATTGTCATCATTACCTTGGATAGGAATCTTGAAAAGAGCTTTTCCAAGTAG
- a CDS encoding AbrB/MazE/SpoVT family DNA-binding domain-containing protein — MAKGQVTITKDVRTALGIGAGDRVTFLVDGGNVRIINSALYAKNLEH, encoded by the coding sequence ATGGCCAAAGGTCAGGTGACCATCACCAAGGACGTTAGGACAGCTTTGGGCATCGGAGCTGGGGACCGTGTGACTTTTTTAGTGGATGGAGGCAATGTGAGGATTATTAACTCAGCCCTCTATGCCAAGAATCTGGAACATTGA
- the nhaC gene encoding Na+/H+ antiporter NhaC → MYKKEAPLPSIYVSLIPLLITGLALWVSIFVLDTQPHFALFLGATTAGICAYASGCSWEVIREGFKGAISRTIPALLILLIIGMLIGVWISSGIVPALMYFGFNVLTARWFLPLIFLFCGLMSLITGSSWTTIGTIGVAAVGVGEGLGIPVAMTAGAVVSGAFFGDKISPMSDSTNLTSSVLGVNLFDHIRHMLYTTVPAMVLSLIAFTILGFTVSEGGSMGDVSTYTESIQEHFNFTFWLFIPPLAVITLIFLKVPAIPCLITGLILGGVAILLFQGGSLEQLFETIHSGYVSNTGSQEIDALFSRGGMESMYNVVILALISLALGGIMDRTGMLHSIVLKLSRFVGTVGNLTVTVIFTSILINIFSANQYLAVILPGQMYEENYRNQRLKLKNLTRTLEAGGTLTAPLIPWNSSAVFVYSALGVSAGAYAPYAVFCWLTPLVAVVFAYANLSMERVPPRETEPEDQQ, encoded by the coding sequence ATGTATAAGAAAGAAGCTCCATTGCCCTCGATTTATGTGTCCTTGATTCCACTTCTTATCACTGGCCTTGCCTTGTGGGTGTCCATCTTTGTATTGGACACCCAACCCCATTTTGCACTGTTTCTTGGTGCGACTACAGCCGGAATATGTGCATATGCAAGTGGCTGTTCTTGGGAAGTTATCAGGGAAGGATTCAAGGGGGCGATCAGCAGGACGATACCCGCGTTGTTGATTCTGCTGATCATAGGAATGCTCATAGGGGTTTGGATTTCCAGTGGTATTGTCCCGGCACTGATGTATTTTGGGTTTAACGTGCTTACAGCCCGTTGGTTCCTTCCGCTCATCTTCCTTTTCTGCGGTTTGATGTCCTTGATCACCGGGAGCTCCTGGACAACAATAGGGACCATTGGTGTAGCTGCTGTTGGAGTCGGTGAAGGACTGGGAATCCCAGTGGCCATGACAGCAGGCGCTGTTGTCTCCGGGGCCTTTTTTGGTGACAAGATTTCTCCCATGTCTGATTCCACCAACCTCACTTCATCAGTGCTTGGTGTTAATCTCTTTGATCATATCCGGCATATGCTTTACACCACTGTTCCTGCAATGGTTCTTTCCTTGATTGCGTTTACCATACTTGGGTTCACTGTCTCTGAAGGTGGATCGATGGGTGATGTTTCAACTTATACAGAAAGTATCCAGGAACACTTCAACTTCACGTTCTGGTTGTTCATACCCCCACTAGCAGTTATTACCCTCATTTTTCTAAAGGTACCTGCCATCCCTTGCCTCATAACAGGGCTTATTCTTGGAGGAGTTGCTATACTTCTATTCCAGGGAGGTAGTCTGGAGCAACTCTTTGAAACCATCCATAGCGGTTATGTGAGTAACACCGGGAGTCAGGAAATAGACGCGTTGTTCTCCCGAGGAGGCATGGAGAGCATGTATAACGTGGTCATCCTCGCACTCATCTCTCTTGCCCTCGGCGGGATTATGGACCGGACAGGGATGCTCCACAGTATTGTCCTGAAACTATCCCGGTTTGTTGGCACGGTCGGTAATCTGACGGTGACCGTCATCTTTACCTCAATCTTGATAAATATATTTAGTGCAAACCAATATCTCGCTGTCATACTTCCAGGCCAAATGTATGAGGAGAATTATCGTAACCAGAGGCTCAAACTGAAAAACCTCACCCGTACCCTGGAAGCTGGAGGTACCCTCACCGCTCCCTTGATTCCATGGAACAGCAGTGCTGTCTTTGTGTACTCAGCCTTGGGTGTATCAGCAGGTGCCTATGCTCCCTATGCAGTCTTCTGCTGGTTGACTCCCCTCGTGGCAGTAGTATTCGCCTATGCAAATCTCTCAATGGAGCGTGTACCCCCAAGAGAGACGGAGCCAGAGGATCAGCAATAG
- a CDS encoding Fic family protein encodes MRYYSVAEFAQKWSMSERGVRNYCAQGKIEGAFLKGKTWMIPDGATKPEKSTTSQRPSSSLLARLKEEKHSRRKGGIYQKLQIDMTYNSNHMEGSQLTHEQTRYIYETNTIGLENTILQVDDIVETVNHFRCIDLMIDRATFTLSEAFIKQLHATLKTGTSDSRKDWIGIGAYKKLPNEVGGFETVPPEQVTEQMQALLASYHSIEVKTLDDILEFHVHFELIHPFQDGNGRVGRLIMFKECLRSNITPFIITDDMKLYYYRGLSEWKRKKGLLRDTCLAAQDTFKQYLDYFRIPYDRKS; translated from the coding sequence ATGCGGTATTACTCAGTCGCAGAATTTGCTCAAAAATGGTCCATGAGCGAACGAGGGGTGAGGAATTATTGTGCTCAAGGAAAAATTGAGGGAGCATTCCTGAAAGGAAAAACCTGGATGATTCCTGATGGAGCTACCAAGCCTGAAAAATCAACGACATCGCAGAGACCTTCCTCTTCTCTGTTGGCTCGCCTGAAGGAAGAGAAACACTCCAGGAGGAAGGGAGGTATTTACCAGAAACTCCAGATAGACATGACCTATAATTCAAACCACATGGAAGGAAGCCAGCTCACCCATGAACAAACTCGGTATATCTATGAAACCAATACCATCGGTCTTGAGAATACCATCTTGCAAGTTGATGATATTGTAGAGACAGTGAACCATTTTCGTTGCATTGACCTGATGATTGATCGAGCAACCTTCACACTTAGTGAGGCGTTTATCAAACAACTGCATGCCACCTTGAAGACAGGTACCAGTGATAGCCGAAAGGATTGGATTGGCATAGGAGCATACAAAAAACTCCCCAATGAGGTTGGAGGTTTTGAAACAGTGCCTCCTGAGCAGGTCACAGAACAGATGCAAGCTTTGCTTGCCTCCTATCACTCAATCGAGGTGAAGACACTTGATGATATCCTTGAATTCCATGTTCACTTTGAGCTTATCCATCCATTCCAAGATGGTAATGGGCGGGTCGGAAGATTGATTATGTTCAAGGAGTGCCTCCGTTCAAACATCACTCCCTTTATCATAACCGATGATATGAAGCTCTATTATTATAGGGGTCTCAGTGAATGGAAGAGAAAAAAGGGATTGCTTCGCGATACATGCCTCGCTGCGCAGGATACGTTTAAGCAGTACTTGGACTACTTCAGGATTCCTTATGATAGGAAATCCTGA
- a CDS encoding DUF2089 domain-containing protein, protein MEHSWQKLLSMTGGKKFVITQVRVPEDNITIEGNFQLPPFAELSMEDQIFIAAFIKTNGSIKQMESIFNISYPTVKNRLNRIAAQLDIVDVSVQVSSSVSSILDRIERGEITASDALKEME, encoded by the coding sequence ATGGAACACAGTTGGCAGAAACTGCTCTCGATGACCGGGGGAAAGAAGTTCGTAATAACCCAGGTACGGGTACCAGAGGACAACATAACCATTGAAGGAAATTTCCAGCTGCCACCCTTTGCAGAGCTAAGCATGGAAGACCAGATTTTCATTGCAGCGTTCATCAAGACCAATGGATCGATCAAGCAGATGGAGTCGATCTTCAATATCAGCTACCCAACAGTGAAGAACCGCTTGAATCGGATAGCAGCCCAGCTCGATATCGTAGACGTTTCTGTGCAGGTCTCTTCTTCGGTCTCGAGTATTTTAGACCGGATTGAGCGGGGAGAGATTACTGCTAGTGATGCACTGAAGGAGATGGAGTAA
- a CDS encoding protein-L-isoaspartate(D-aspartate) O-methyltransferase, giving the protein MDEKLLQFFSSLDRSRFVDEPYKVLSPLDRPLPIGHGQTISQPSLVAYMTEQLELNKKHTVLEIGTGSGYQSAFLAEFSGELYTVERISELSKKAEERLSSLGYKNIHYRVADGNLGWPEHAPFDRIMVTAAPKIIPKPLIDQLAPEGIMIIPVGPEGWQELLKVTKDRHGSVSERKLLDVAFVELVRE; this is encoded by the coding sequence ATGGATGAGAAGCTCTTGCAGTTCTTTTCCTCTCTGGACCGTTCCCGCTTTGTGGATGAACCCTACAAAGTCCTCTCTCCCCTTGACCGTCCACTTCCCATCGGACACGGACAGACCATCAGCCAGCCAAGCTTGGTTGCCTATATGACCGAGCAACTTGAACTCAATAAAAAGCATACAGTACTGGAGATCGGAACGGGCAGTGGCTACCAGAGCGCCTTCCTTGCTGAGTTTTCTGGTGAGCTGTATACCGTTGAACGAATCAGCGAATTAAGCAAGAAGGCAGAAGAGAGGCTAAGTTCTTTGGGATATAAGAACATCCACTACCGAGTGGCCGATGGCAACCTTGGCTGGCCTGAGCATGCTCCGTTTGATCGGATCATGGTAACCGCAGCACCAAAGATTATCCCAAAACCACTGATTGATCAGCTTGCTCCTGAGGGCATCATGATCATTCCGGTTGGCCCCGAGGGGTGGCAGGAACTGCTCAAGGTAACTAAGGATAGACATGGCAGTGTATCAGAGAGGAAACTGCTTGATGTCGCATTCGTAGAATTGGTGCGAGAATAG
- a CDS encoding ATP-binding protein: protein MIKRELYMNQIRDFMDKPIVKVLTGMRRCGKSVILELAKEEILSRDDIEENQIFSVNFESLQYEDLKDYKILYKTIIDAAKLAKGRLYLFIDEIQEVDSWERVINSVRVDCNCDIYITGSNAKLLSGELATLLAGRYVEIRVYPLSFAEYLVFAQTNEDEASLTREQHFSNYLRYGGLPGIHEMKWDDQALFRYLNDIFNSVLLKDVVKRNNIRDIGLLEKIVLYLMDNIGNTFSAKTIFDFLKNQGRKLSIETVYTYIKVLESAFLIYKVPRYDIKGKRILETLEKYYVSDLGLRHATMGYRDNDISGLLENIIFLELLRRGWTVNIGKQGAYEVDFIATQTNEKHYIQVCYVLTEDNTQREFGPLEMIEDNYNKTVVSTDSLISFNSKGIWQKNITRFLLEE, encoded by the coding sequence ATGATTAAACGTGAGCTCTACATGAACCAAATCCGTGATTTTATGGACAAACCAATTGTGAAAGTCCTTACAGGCATGAGACGGTGTGGGAAAAGTGTCATCCTTGAACTCGCTAAAGAAGAGATACTTTCACGTGATGATATAGAGGAAAACCAAATATTCTCCGTAAACTTTGAGTCGTTGCAATATGAAGATTTGAAGGACTACAAAATCCTCTACAAGACAATTATAGATGCAGCAAAATTAGCAAAAGGTAGGCTTTACCTGTTCATCGACGAAATCCAAGAGGTTGACTCTTGGGAACGGGTAATCAATTCTGTCAGGGTGGATTGTAATTGTGATATCTACATAACAGGATCCAATGCAAAGCTTCTATCAGGCGAGTTGGCTACCTTGCTTGCAGGGCGTTATGTCGAAATCCGTGTATATCCGCTCTCATTTGCAGAGTATCTTGTGTTTGCGCAAACAAACGAGGATGAAGCCTCTCTCACGAGAGAACAACACTTCTCAAACTACCTTAGATACGGAGGGCTTCCAGGAATACATGAGATGAAATGGGATGATCAAGCCTTATTCCGGTACTTGAATGATATATTCAACTCAGTATTGCTGAAGGATGTGGTTAAGCGAAACAATATCCGTGATATAGGATTGCTCGAAAAAATTGTACTGTACCTTATGGATAATATTGGCAATACATTCTCAGCCAAAACCATTTTTGATTTCTTAAAAAACCAGGGGAGAAAACTCAGTATTGAAACTGTATATACCTACATCAAGGTATTAGAGAGTGCTTTTCTCATCTATAAAGTACCGCGCTATGATATAAAGGGTAAACGAATTCTTGAAACCCTGGAAAAATACTATGTCTCGGACTTGGGCTTACGTCATGCGACGATGGGATATCGTGATAACGACATTAGCGGCTTGTTGGAGAACATCATATTCCTGGAACTGCTTCGCAGGGGTTGGACAGTCAATATTGGAAAACAAGGGGCCTATGAAGTTGACTTCATAGCCACACAAACCAATGAAAAACACTATATTCAAGTCTGCTATGTATTGACCGAGGATAATACACAACGAGAATTTGGACCTCTGGAGATGATTGAGGACAACTATAATAAAACCGTTGTCTCAACTGACTCACTTATAAGCTTCAACAGCAAAGGAATCTGGCAAAAAAACATCACCCGCTTCCTTCTGGAAGAGTGA
- a CDS encoding TIM-barrel domain-containing protein codes for MKSIYLDAKASSVVMVEELDSVRLQFKGTHLWGAGEHFDRVEFLSHPRRNEVEEVFTQQGTRTYLPQPLFLSDEYAFLVQSDRVFTIESQGDEDGIQLTLQGAFSPEDSLVIASGTPKETLKKLLSYLGGVVLPPPWVFGEWASANRWRSEQDVREALDAARLHGFPISVLVVEAWSDESTFYTFGEESGLWPDPRKLIEEMDTQGEHLVLWQIPVFKALEEGRRDVRHEQDLAYVREHGLAVLNRDGTPYTIPEGNWFAGSMVPDFTNPETRDWWFSKRKYLMDMGLSGFKTDGGECILADDVLFHDGSTGKEMRNRYPQSYIEAYQEFIGPERITFSRAGYLGAQGSMLFWAGDQLSRWSELQAVLKAGLSAAISGIFWWGFDIGGFAGPMPSMELYLRSYELGSLVPVMQWHSEPIGGQFSEVMKSEDRINDRSPWHMAELYGEEVLSLTKRYSAMRNELMWYLVREATISKETLQPMMRPMFYAFGSSYADIYDQYLLGSSLLVAPILEEGQNSRAVTLPDGSWYDLFAGMTMSGPCTVEREYPIGQIGIFINTEDAEFERLRDSLAGLC; via the coding sequence ATGAAATCTATCTATTTGGATGCAAAGGCATCGAGTGTTGTTATGGTCGAGGAACTGGACAGTGTACGGCTTCAGTTCAAGGGGACACATCTCTGGGGAGCAGGGGAGCATTTTGACCGCGTTGAGTTCCTTTCTCACCCAAGAAGAAACGAAGTGGAAGAAGTATTTACCCAACAGGGTACCCGTACCTATCTTCCCCAGCCGTTGTTCCTCTCTGATGAGTATGCTTTTCTTGTACAGAGTGACCGTGTCTTTACCATCGAGTCTCAAGGGGACGAGGATGGTATTCAGCTCACCTTACAAGGAGCATTTTCTCCTGAAGACTCTCTCGTTATTGCATCCGGGACACCCAAGGAAACCCTGAAAAAGCTACTCTCCTACCTTGGAGGGGTAGTCCTTCCCCCACCATGGGTGTTCGGAGAGTGGGCAAGTGCAAACCGATGGAGAAGCGAGCAGGATGTGCGTGAAGCCTTGGATGCTGCACGCTTGCATGGGTTTCCCATATCAGTCTTGGTAGTGGAAGCTTGGAGTGATGAATCGACATTCTATACCTTCGGCGAGGAGTCAGGGCTCTGGCCTGATCCCCGGAAACTCATAGAAGAGATGGATACTCAAGGTGAGCATCTGGTGCTCTGGCAGATTCCGGTATTCAAAGCCTTGGAAGAAGGTAGGCGTGATGTACGTCATGAGCAAGACCTCGCTTATGTTCGTGAGCATGGACTAGCAGTACTGAACAGGGACGGAACCCCATACACCATTCCTGAAGGGAACTGGTTCGCTGGTTCCATGGTTCCCGATTTCACCAATCCAGAGACACGAGACTGGTGGTTCTCCAAACGAAAGTATCTGATGGATATGGGGCTTTCGGGGTTCAAGACTGACGGAGGAGAGTGTATCCTCGCAGATGATGTCCTTTTCCATGATGGCTCAACTGGGAAGGAGATGCGTAACCGCTACCCTCAGAGCTATATTGAGGCGTATCAGGAGTTCATCGGCCCAGAGCGTATTACCTTCAGCCGAGCTGGATATCTGGGTGCACAAGGTTCCATGCTCTTCTGGGCAGGTGACCAGCTCTCCCGGTGGTCTGAGCTGCAGGCAGTTTTGAAAGCGGGGCTGAGTGCAGCCATCTCTGGAATCTTCTGGTGGGGATTTGATATTGGTGGGTTCGCCGGTCCAATGCCCTCCATGGAACTATACCTCAGAAGCTATGAACTGGGTTCTCTGGTTCCTGTGATGCAGTGGCACTCTGAACCGATAGGAGGACAGTTCAGTGAAGTGATGAAGAGCGAGGATCGCATCAATGACCGAAGTCCTTGGCATATGGCTGAACTGTATGGAGAAGAGGTGCTCTCACTCACCAAACGCTACAGCGCCATGAGAAATGAACTCATGTGGTATCTTGTCAGGGAAGCAACAATTTCCAAGGAAACATTGCAGCCAATGATGAGGCCAATGTTCTATGCATTTGGCAGCTCATACGCTGATATCTATGACCAGTATCTATTGGGCAGTTCTCTGTTGGTTGCCCCCATTCTGGAGGAAGGACAGAACTCACGTGCTGTCACCCTTCCTGACGGTTCCTGGTACGATCTTTTTGCAGGAATGACCATGAGCGGTCCCTGTACAGTAGAGAGAGAGTACCCCATTGGACAAATTGGGATATTCATCAATACAGAGGATGCTGAGTTTGAGAGGTTGAGGGATTCATTGGCTGGGCTGTGTTGA
- a CDS encoding carbohydrate ABC transporter permease has protein sequence MMYKIHAKVFLYHLLAIVLGILAIIPFLWMISTSLKSGGALLVVPIEWFPKEPTIQAYEKLFALTGMLRSIGNSLVVTSGAVLVALFSSSMAAFAFSKIRFKGSGFLFMLFIASMMLPSHVLFIPLYLIMNDLRLVDTLFALILPYTFKAFAVFMLRQQMMNIPDAYLDAAAIDGASLFRSFITIFLPLCKTALATLAIIIAMDAWNDYLLPLVLMTSPKNYTLPIILNALSGQFKTAYDLLMAGSLISIVPLLIIYIGAQRYFASGLQIGGVKG, from the coding sequence ATGATGTATAAAATACATGCGAAAGTCTTCCTCTATCACCTGCTTGCAATTGTATTGGGTATCCTTGCCATTATCCCCTTTCTCTGGATGATCTCCACCTCGCTGAAAAGTGGGGGAGCACTGTTGGTCGTTCCTATCGAGTGGTTCCCCAAGGAACCCACCATCCAAGCCTACGAAAAGCTCTTTGCCCTTACCGGGATGCTCCGCTCCATTGGTAACTCGCTGGTGGTAACTTCTGGTGCGGTGCTGGTTGCGCTCTTCTCCTCATCCATGGCAGCCTTCGCCTTCTCAAAGATTCGCTTCAAGGGCAGTGGATTCCTCTTCATGCTTTTCATCGCATCGATGATGCTTCCCAGCCATGTTCTTTTCATACCGCTCTACTTGATCATGAACGACCTGCGTTTAGTGGATACCTTGTTTGCCTTGATCCTTCCCTATACCTTCAAGGCCTTTGCGGTGTTCATGCTGCGTCAGCAGATGATGAACATCCCTGATGCGTACCTCGATGCAGCTGCCATTGATGGAGCCTCCCTGTTCAGGTCATTTATCACGATCTTTCTCCCGCTTTGCAAGACAGCCCTCGCAACCTTGGCAATTATTATCGCCATGGATGCCTGGAATGACTATCTCTTGCCGTTGGTTCTTATGACCAGCCCCAAGAACTATACGCTTCCTATCATACTCAATGCCCTCTCCGGGCAGTTCAAGACAGCGTATGACCTATTGATGGCCGGTTCCCTGATTTCTATAGTCCCGCTTCTGATCATCTACATAGGTGCTCAGCGGTATTTCGCCAGTGGTCTCCAAATTGGAGGAGTAAAAGGATGA
- a CDS encoding sugar ABC transporter permease, with amino-acid sequence MSIQGRRGIRVALPYLLPSLLGALLFAILPIIISLMLSVTNWSGMSRVRLTDGFLKFVAEHFVGLENSKAILSDGEFWRALSHNLYFIVLYLPLMLALSMTAALIINAPNRGANVYRVVYYLPVLTSWVAGSLIWKWLLSPVYGPINNSLAIIGIEGPLWLQSEVWAMPSIVLASIWKDMGFYAMILLGGLKSINVEYYEAARIDGASKAQVFARITLPLLSSVLFYVSMLSMINAFQLFPQVMVMTKEGNAGPNGATMVMVERIYKYAFRYGKMGYAAAYSWILFVIIMVFTYIQKRGERRWVNYDV; translated from the coding sequence ATGAGTATCCAGGGCAGAAGGGGAATCAGAGTTGCACTTCCCTATCTACTTCCGAGCCTGCTTGGTGCCCTTCTTTTTGCCATACTTCCGATCATTATCTCGCTGATGTTGAGTGTAACCAACTGGTCAGGTATGTCCAGGGTGCGTTTGACTGATGGGTTCCTGAAGTTTGTTGCAGAGCACTTTGTAGGATTGGAGAACAGCAAGGCAATCCTGAGTGATGGTGAGTTCTGGAGAGCCTTATCCCATAATCTCTACTTTATTGTACTCTACCTTCCCTTAATGCTTGCCCTGTCCATGACCGCGGCTTTGATTATCAATGCGCCAAATCGTGGAGCCAATGTCTACCGGGTTGTGTATTATCTTCCTGTACTCACCAGCTGGGTCGCCGGTTCCTTGATCTGGAAATGGTTGCTCAGCCCGGTATACGGACCGATCAATAACTCTCTTGCAATCATAGGAATTGAAGGACCACTCTGGCTGCAGAGCGAGGTCTGGGCAATGCCATCCATTGTGCTGGCCTCAATTTGGAAGGACATGGGTTTCTATGCCATGATTCTCCTCGGTGGCTTGAAGAGTATCAACGTAGAGTACTACGAGGCTGCAAGAATCGACGGAGCATCAAAAGCTCAGGTATTTGCTCGCATCACCCTTCCATTGCTCTCCTCTGTGCTCTTCTATGTCTCGATGCTCTCCATGATCAATGCATTCCAGCTTTTTCCCCAGGTCATGGTTATGACCAAGGAAGGCAATGCTGGGCCGAATGGGGCAACGATGGTTATGGTGGAGCGTATCTACAAGTATGCTTTCCGATACGGAAAGATGGGGTATGCAGCCGCATACTCCTGGATTCTCTTCGTGATCATCATGGTATTTACCTATATCCAGAAACGAGGGGAGAGAAGGTGGGTCAACTATGATGTATAA